In Mytilus edulis chromosome 6, xbMytEdul2.2, whole genome shotgun sequence, the following proteins share a genomic window:
- the LOC139529032 gene encoding uncharacterized protein encodes MYFLPKIHKINPEVVKNIIKQGFNHSDIEVAYRPIVNKSNSPTCRIEKFLDLIFKPLLRKDPFFIQDSKDFIVKLEKEKKENKCFLIAYDVTSMYTNMQIKDLQETLVNNLEKIDKLSYNFQIPNLADLAELIKIVIENNEFEFNGHIYKQIIGAPMGGILSPSCTDLHLASILKMILDKFQYRTHIKLHCQYRDDGFMVFTGNMLQIEECFSIANKIDNLLKFTYEVSEELMTYLDLEVYKGNRFHIKGILDVKFHIKKTETYQFAT; translated from the coding sequence ATGTATTTTCTACCTAAAATCCACAAAATTAACCCAGAGgtagttaaaaatatcattaaacaaGGTTTTAACCATTCAGATATTGAGGTTGCATATAGACCCATTGTCAACAAAAGCAATTCCCCAACTTGTAGAATTGAAAAATTCTTAGATCTAATTTTTAAACCTTTATTGAGGAAAGATCCATTCTTCATTCAAGactctaaagattttattgtaaaattagagaaagaaaagaaagaaaacaaatgttttctgATTGCCTATGATGTAACTTCGATGTATACAAACATGCAAATAAAAGATTTGCAAGAAACATTAGtcaacaatttagaaaaaattgaCAAGCTATCATATAATTTTCAAATCCCCAATTTAGCAGATTTAGCTGAGCTAATTAAAATAGTAATAGAAaacaatgaatttgaatttaatggACACATCTATAAACAGATAATAGGCGCCCCCATGGGAGGGATTTTATCGCCTTCGTGCACAGATTTACATCTGGCCTCTATACTAAAGATGATATTAGATAAATTCCAGTACAGAACACACATTAAATTACACTGTCAATATAGAGATGACGGCTTTATGGTCTTCACTGGTAATATGTTACAAATAGAGGAATGTTTTAGCATTGCTAATAAGATCGACAATCTGTTAAAATTTACTTATGAAGTATCTGAAGAGTTAATGACCTACCTAGATTTAGAGGTTTATAAAGGTAATAGATTTCATATAAAAGGAATCTTGGATGTCAAATTTCACATTAAAAAGACAGAAACTTATCAATTTGCCACCTAA